A single window of Acanthopagrus latus isolate v.2019 chromosome 1, fAcaLat1.1, whole genome shotgun sequence DNA harbors:
- the fgf8b gene encoding fibroblast growth factor 8b, with protein MKQYLNYYKMRLRTSRLGYLLIQFTALCFYAQNTVQSPPNFKHHVTEQSRLSDRMSRRLTRTYQLYSRTSGKHVQVLANKRVNANGDDGAVHAKLEVETDSFGSRIRIKGVKTGYYICMNKRGKLIGKRKGRGKDCIFTEIVLENNYTALQNAKYEGWYMAFTRKGRPRKASKTKQHQREAHFMKRLPRGHLLSERRPFDVLPLAVPVHPVSKRTKHSHHQRSGGR; from the exons ATGAAGCAATATTTGAACTATTACAAGATGAGGCTGAGAACATCGAGGTTAGGTTATCT GTTAATCCAGTTCACGGCGCTTTGCTTTTACGCACAG AACACTGTGCAGTCTCCTCCTAACTTCAAGCACCATGTCACCGAGCAGAGCCGGCTGTCGGACCGGATGAGCCGCAGGTTGACGCGAACCTACCAGCTGTACAGCAGAACCAGCGGGAAACACGTCCAGGTCCTGGCCAACAAGAGGGTCAACGCCAATGGGGACGACGGCGCGGTGCATG CTAAACTGGAGGTGGAGACAGACTCTTTTGGAAGTCGTATCCGTATTAAAGGGGTGAAGACAGGATACTACATATGTATGAACAAGCGGGGGAAGCTGATCGGCAAG cGGAAAGGACGAGGCAAAGACTGCATCTTCACGGAGATTGTTCTGGAAAACAACTACACTGCGCTCCAGAACGCCAAGTACGAGGGCTGGTACATGGCTTTCACACGCAAGGGGCGCCCGAGGAAGGCCTCCAAGACCAAGCAGCACCAGAGGGAGGCCCACTTCATGAAGCGCCTACCCAGGGGGCACTTGCTGAGCGAGAGGAGACCGTTTGATGTCCTTCCTCTCGCCGTCCCCGTACACCCTGTGAGCAAGCGGACTAAACATTCCCATCACCAGCGCTCAGGGGGCCGCTGA
- the dpcd gene encoding protein DPCD: protein MAVQSWIDTLKSSKKTALIHDGKRKIHYLFTDGKEMAEEYDLQTDELIVRKWRNKSTLGAQGTWQVEVGEPLAGPVTSLDSEVIKENCSNPLFMRKDTKTSFQWRIRNLPYPKDVFSVSVEPSERCIIIKTSNKKYYKKFPVVDLDRSQLPLDGSALSFTHANNTLIVSYKKPKEILTLEQELMKELKKLKGTGDGDVDCKTQ from the exons ATGGCTGTGCAGAGCTGGATTGATACCCTAAAATCATCTAAGAAAACAGCATTAATACACGACG GAAAAAGGAAGATCCACTaccttttcacagatggaaaagaaaTGGCAGAAGAGTATGACTTGCAAACAGATGAGCTCATCG TCCGAAAGTGGCGAAATAAAAGCACACTTGGAGCCCAGGGCACATGGCAGGTGGAGGTTGGGGAGCCACTTGCAGGCCCTGTAACTTCTTTGGATTCGGAGGTGATCAAGGAGAATTGCTCCAAC CCTCTGTTCATGCGTAAAGACACAAAGACCAGCTTTCAGTGGAGAATACGCAACCTTCCCTACCCCAAAGATGTCTTCAGTGTTTCGGTGGAGCCATCTGAGCGATGCATCATCATAAAAACCtcaaacaaaaa GTATTATAAGAAGTTCCCTGTTGTTGATTTAGATCGCAGTCAGCTCCCATTGGACGGCTCTGCCCTCAGCTTCACTCACGCCAACAACACTTTAATTGTCAGC TACAAGAAACCCAAGGAGATCTTAACCCTTGAACAGGAGCTAATGAAGGAGCTGAAGAAACTGAAGGGGACGGGTGACGGGGACGTCGACTGCAAAACTCAATGA
- the poll gene encoding DNA polymerase lambda, giving the protein MEPRHGILKAFPKVKRAKVLPGKDAPPVKKKPDECDITGNTFSGITVYILPAGIGNARSQIFQRQIQQNGGRTESSLCPSVTHVVVDDNMDMDRALRLLKVACMPSGVQLVKCTWLSLCISEKQLLDVASYSLLIPQRESETVHETIKEELPDVKPAAATILEPVSDQTKPKEAINATVPDTKEEARGEEDGVSQSDLEALITGQHPKEESPGPSLDPGPDSAAQKVVSGKWVCAQSSQSKTNNFNKHITDKLEVLAKAYTHQGDKWRALSYSKAVNALKSYHKPVTSYQEACQIPGIGKRMADKIDEIMESGHLRKLDHIGESVPVLELFTNIWGAGTKTAQLWYQQGFRTLDDIRTKAHLSNTQKIGLKHYDDFLDRMPREEAAAIETVVRDAVQAIDPHLVAMACGSYRRGKATCGDVDVLISHPDGKSHKGVFSKVLQSLHDSGFLTDDLVSHEENGEQKKYMGVCRLPGPGQRHRRLDIIVVPYSEFACALMYFTGSAHFNRSMRAMAKTRNMSLSEHSLNENVVRQGSLKVYGGTPLATPTEKDVFRVLGIPYRKPHERDW; this is encoded by the exons ATGGAGCCTCGTCATGGGATTCTGAAAGCCTTTCCCAAAGTTAAACGCGCCAAGGTGTTACCTGGAAAAGACGCACCCCCAGTAAAGAAGAAACCTGATgaatgtgacatcacag GGAACACATTCAGTGGGATCACAGTGTACATCCTGCCTGCTGGAATAGGAAACGCCAGATCCCAGATATTTCAAAGACAAATTCAGCAGAATGGAGGACGGACAGAGAGTTCACTCTGTCCCAGTGTCACTCATGTTGTTGTAGATGACAACATGGACATGGACAGGGCTCTGCGCTTACTCAAAGTGGCTTGTATGCCCTCTGGAGTCCAACTGGTGAAATGCACATGGCTGAGCCTGTGCATCAGTGAGAAACAGCTGTTGGATGTTGCCAGCTACAGCCTGCTTATACCGCAGAG GGAATCTGAAACAGTGCATGAAACTATTAAGGAAGAGTTGCCGGATGTCAAGCCTGCTGCAGCAACTATTTTAGAGCCAGTGTCTGATCAAACCAAGCCAAAGGAGGCCATAAACGCG ACCGTCCCAGACACCAAAGAGGAAGCacgaggagaggaagacgggGTTTCTCAGAGTGACCTGGAAGCTCTCATCACCGGCCAGCACCCCAAAGAGGAGAGTCCTGGCCCCAGCCTCGACCCCGGTCCGGACTCCGCTGCTCAGAAGGTGGTCTCGGGGAAGTGGGTCTGTGCCCAGTCCTCTCAGTCCAAAACTAATAACTTCAACAAGCACATCACAGACAAACTAGAAGTGCTGGCCAAGGCCTACACACACCAGGGGGACAAGTGGAGGGCGCTGAGCTACTCCAAGGCTGTCAACGCTCTGAAGAGTTACCACAAGCCTGTTACATCGTATCAG gAGGCTTGTCAGATACCAGGAATTGGGAAACGCATGGCTGACAAAATTGATGAGATCATGGAGAGCGGTCACTTGCGGAAGCTAGATCACATTGGGGAGTCTGTGCCAGTACTGGAGCTTTTTACTAACATCTGGGGTGCAGGAACTAAGACTGCACAGCTGTGGTACCAACAG GGATTTCGCACATTGGATGACATCCGCACAAAAGCCCACCTAAGCAATACTCAGAAAATAGGACTGAAGCACTACGATGACTTTCTAGACCGAATGCCTcgagaagaagcagcagcaatAGAGACCGTG GTGAGGGATGCTGTCCAGGCCATAGACCCACACCTGGTGGCGATGGCATGTGGCTCCTACCGCCGCGGAAAGGCCACATGTGGCGACGTTGACGTGCTTATCTCTCATCCCGATGGCAAGTCCCACAAGGGCGTTTTCAGCAAAGTGTTACAGAGCCTCCATGACAGTG GTTTTTTGACAGATGACCTTGTTAGCCACGAGGAGAATGGAGAGCAGAAGAAATACATGGGCGTGTGCCGTTTGCCAGGACCCGGCCAGCGCCACCGCAGGCTTGACATCATAGTGGTGCCCTACAGCGAGTTCGCCTGCGCGCTCATGTACTTCACCGGGTCGGCACACTTCAACCGCTCGATGAGGGCTATGGCAAAGACAAGAAACATGAGCTTGTCGGAGCATTCGCTCAATGAAAACGTGGTGCGGCAGGGTAGCTTGAAGGTGTATGGCGGCACTCCACTTGCCACACCGACAGAGAAGGATGTTTTTCGTGTTTTAGGCATACCATACAGGAAGCCTCATGAAAGGGACTGGTGA
- the wbp1lb gene encoding WW domain binding protein 1-like b isoform X1: protein MRGACSALKMGLFLHAVGSVTPTESAESLLHCEGANNQSYICESGHCCGELQCCSYYYELWWFWLVWAIIFILSCCCVCHHRRTKHRLQQQQRQHEINLIAYREAHNYPSVPFYFRFLPNYLLPDYEEVVNRPPTPPPPYSALHTGPTSVASSPLAPEQQEGHCPAIQPTPVPPASDGLCCRSSMEEPQPPTLDFRPKPDNKPTQTAQDPGVILLSDGLNREGLTSQEKRSGSGDESCKDPLLKDMSEGCAEDKDRLPNGRRRRFTGDSGIEVCVCGTRGSSGFSGAGGTGKELRELESLLGRGGDEEEDEADEEVGDFCDSCGHRASFSVEEEQALGGMERRAARGPSGPPQPAHQNSSASLHPPVCLLLHTINEQEGPHHSTSTEPQG from the exons ATGAGAGGCGCATGCTCGGCTCTTAAAATGGGATTGTTTTTGCACGCTGTTGGCTCTGTCACCCCCACCGAGTCCGCAGAG AGCCTACTGCACTGTGAAGGCGCCAACAACCAGAGCTACATCTGTGAGTCCGGACACTGCTGCGGGGAGCTTCAGTGCTGCAGCTACTATTATGAGCTCTGGT GGTTTTGGCTGGTTTGGGCGATCATCTTCATATTGAGCTGCTGCTGCGTGTGTCACCACCGCCGCACCAAACaccggctgcagcagcagcaacggcAGCACGAGATCAACCTCATCGCTTACCGGGAAGCACACAACTACCCCTCTGTGCCCTTCTACTTCA GGTTTCTGCCAAACTACCTCCTGCCTGATTATGAAGAAGTGGTCAACCGGCCACcgactcctccccctccctaTAGTGCCTTACACACAGGCCCAACCTCAGTGGCCTCGAGTCCACTGgctcctgagcagcaggagggacaCTGTCCGGCCATCCAGCCCACTCCGGTGCCTCCGGCCTCTGACGGTCTGTGCTGTAGATCCAGCATGGAGGAACCGCAACCTCCCACCTTAGACTTTAGGCCAAAGCCTGACAACAAGCCCACGCAGACAGCACAAGATCCAGGTGTGATACTGCTGTCAGATGGGCTCAACAGGGAGGGACTCACCAGCCAGGAAAAAAGAAGTGGGAGTGGGGACGAGTCCTGCAAGGACCCCCTGCTGAAGGACATGTCAGAGGGTTGTGCTGAGGACAAAGACCGACTCCCCAATGGAAGGAGAAGGCGATTCACAGGGGACTCTGGGATTGAGGTGTGCGTGTGCGGCACGCGTGGGAGCAGCGGTTTCAGTGGCGCTGGAGGGACAGGCAAGGAGTTGAGGGAGCTTGAGAGCCTGTTGGGGCGCgggggagatgaggaggaggacgaggccGATGAGGAGGTGGGCGACTTCTGCGACAGCTGCGGTCATCGAGCTTCcttcagtgtggaggaggagcaggcgCTGGGCGGGATGGAGAGGCGGGCTGCACGTGGGCCGTCAGGACCCCCCCAGCCAGCTCACCAAAACAGCAGCGCTTCGCTCCACCCTCCAGTGTGCCTTCTCCTACACACCATCAACGAGCAGGAGGGTCCACACCACAGCACCAGCACTGAGCCGCAGGGCTGA
- the wbp1lb gene encoding WW domain binding protein 1-like b isoform X2 — protein sequence MRWRDLSGIFGPWITMPHNLGPAPSLLHCEGANNQSYICESGHCCGELQCCSYYYELWWFWLVWAIIFILSCCCVCHHRRTKHRLQQQQRQHEINLIAYREAHNYPSVPFYFRFLPNYLLPDYEEVVNRPPTPPPPYSALHTGPTSVASSPLAPEQQEGHCPAIQPTPVPPASDGLCCRSSMEEPQPPTLDFRPKPDNKPTQTAQDPGVILLSDGLNREGLTSQEKRSGSGDESCKDPLLKDMSEGCAEDKDRLPNGRRRRFTGDSGIEVCVCGTRGSSGFSGAGGTGKELRELESLLGRGGDEEEDEADEEVGDFCDSCGHRASFSVEEEQALGGMERRAARGPSGPPQPAHQNSSASLHPPVCLLLHTINEQEGPHHSTSTEPQG from the exons ATGAGGTGGAGAGACTTGTCTGGGATTTTTGGACCCTGGATCACCATGCCTCACAATCTGGGACCTGCACCG AGCCTACTGCACTGTGAAGGCGCCAACAACCAGAGCTACATCTGTGAGTCCGGACACTGCTGCGGGGAGCTTCAGTGCTGCAGCTACTATTATGAGCTCTGGT GGTTTTGGCTGGTTTGGGCGATCATCTTCATATTGAGCTGCTGCTGCGTGTGTCACCACCGCCGCACCAAACaccggctgcagcagcagcaacggcAGCACGAGATCAACCTCATCGCTTACCGGGAAGCACACAACTACCCCTCTGTGCCCTTCTACTTCA GGTTTCTGCCAAACTACCTCCTGCCTGATTATGAAGAAGTGGTCAACCGGCCACcgactcctccccctccctaTAGTGCCTTACACACAGGCCCAACCTCAGTGGCCTCGAGTCCACTGgctcctgagcagcaggagggacaCTGTCCGGCCATCCAGCCCACTCCGGTGCCTCCGGCCTCTGACGGTCTGTGCTGTAGATCCAGCATGGAGGAACCGCAACCTCCCACCTTAGACTTTAGGCCAAAGCCTGACAACAAGCCCACGCAGACAGCACAAGATCCAGGTGTGATACTGCTGTCAGATGGGCTCAACAGGGAGGGACTCACCAGCCAGGAAAAAAGAAGTGGGAGTGGGGACGAGTCCTGCAAGGACCCCCTGCTGAAGGACATGTCAGAGGGTTGTGCTGAGGACAAAGACCGACTCCCCAATGGAAGGAGAAGGCGATTCACAGGGGACTCTGGGATTGAGGTGTGCGTGTGCGGCACGCGTGGGAGCAGCGGTTTCAGTGGCGCTGGAGGGACAGGCAAGGAGTTGAGGGAGCTTGAGAGCCTGTTGGGGCGCgggggagatgaggaggaggacgaggccGATGAGGAGGTGGGCGACTTCTGCGACAGCTGCGGTCATCGAGCTTCcttcagtgtggaggaggagcaggcgCTGGGCGGGATGGAGAGGCGGGCTGCACGTGGGCCGTCAGGACCCCCCCAGCCAGCTCACCAAAACAGCAGCGCTTCGCTCCACCCTCCAGTGTGCCTTCTCCTACACACCATCAACGAGCAGGAGGGTCCACACCACAGCACCAGCACTGAGCCGCAGGGCTGA
- the as3mt gene encoding arsenite methyltransferase, whose amino-acid sequence MAAERSGCGKGCGDSGIHVDVKDYYSKVLKSSSDLKTNVCVTPAQPIPAFIRQALKRVHPEVSDRYYGCGLVVPECLEGCRILDLGSGSGRDCYMLSQLVGEKGHVTGIDMTEDQLEVARKHVDYHMKEFGFKETNVNFVQGLIEGLTEAGLENNSFDIIISNCVVNLSPDKKRVLAEAYSVLKDGGELYFSDVYSSGRLTEEIKNHKVLWGECLGGALWWKDLLQLADEVGFSPPRLVTSKIITIENKELQAVLGDFKFVSATYRLFKVPKGNTKTCQVIYNGNITGVEESFLFDCHYTFKANKPVEVDGELATILTSTRFKEDFTCQPLGGPSAPCGVKPQAGIVDPFELALQLEKQVPGSATGGCCSTNSSACCK is encoded by the exons atggctgcagagagaag TGGTTGTGGAAAAGGCTGCGGTGACAGCGGCATTCACGTGGACGTCAAG GATTATTACAGCAAGGTGCTGAAGAGCTCCTCGGACCTGAAgaccaatgtgtgtgtgactccagCCCAGCCCATCCCTGCCTTTATCCGCCAGGCGCTGAAGAGAGTGCACCCTGAAGTCAGTGACAG GTACTATGGCTGTGGTCTGGTGGTGCCAGAGTGCTTGGAGGGCTGCAGGATTTTGGACCTGGGCAGTGGAAGTGGGAGAGACTGCTACATGCTGAGTCAGCTGGTGGGAGAGAAGGGTCATGTCACTGGCATTGACATGACTGAGGACCAG CTTGAAGTAGCCAGGAAACATGTGGACTATCACATGAAAGAATTTGGCTTCAAGGAGACCAATGTCAACTTTGTCCAGGGCTTAATTGAGGGACTGACAGAAGCTGGTCTGGAAAATAATTCATTTGATATCATCAT TTCCAACTGTGTGGTGAATCTCTCTCCAGACAAGAAGAGAGTGCTGGCTGAAGCCTACAGTGTGCTCAAG GATGGTGGTGAGCTGTACTTCAGTGACGTCTACAGCAGTGGAAGACTcacagaggaaattaaaaaccaCAAGGTCTTATGGG GTGAGTGTCTTGGTGGAGCACTCTGGTGGAAGGATCTGCTGCAGTTGGCTGACGAGGTGGGCTTCAGCCCACCACGCCTGGTTACATCCAAGATCATCACTATTGAAAACAAAGAACTGCAAGCCGTTCtag GTGACTTCAAGTTTGTCTCTGCTACATACCGCCTGTTCAAGGTCCCGAAAGGCAACACCAAGACCTGTCAGGTCATATACAACGGGAACATTACAGGAGTAGAGGAAAGCTTCCTGTTTGACTGTCACTACACATTCAAG GCTAATAAACCTGTGGAGGTTGATGGAGAGTTGGCCACCATCCTGACCAGTACCAGATTTAAGGAGGACTTCACTTGCCAGCCACTGGGAGGCCCTTCTGCGCCCTGTGGAGTCAAACCTCAG GCAGGCATTGTGGATCCTTTCGAGCTGGCCCTTCAGCTGGAGAAACAAGTTCCAGGTTCGGCCACAGGGGGATGCTGCAGCACTAACTCCTCTGCCTGTTGCAAATGA